A genomic window from Passer domesticus isolate bPasDom1 chromosome Z, bPasDom1.hap1, whole genome shotgun sequence includes:
- the LOC135291531 gene encoding interferon-like — protein MPAPTDARPRLPHAAPPLLLLLTALATSLACQHLWTHDDAFPADALRLLQDVAASHTQPCHLQQPPFFPDTLLHNNLQPHQAAATALRILQHLFHTLSSNSTRHHWPSQPRNQLLNKLQHHIHHLEQCLPDRAMPFKAPRNPLLAINKYFRDIHLFLHAHNHSACAWDHVRLQARASLQHLHNLARTMRR, from the coding sequence ATGCCTGCGCCCACAGACGCACGGCCACGCCTGCCGCAcgccgccccgccgctcctgctcctcctcaccgctctggccaccagcctggcctgccaACACCTCTGGACACACGACGACGCCTTCCCCGCCGACGCGCTTCGCCTCCTCCAGGACGTGGCTgccagccacacacagccctgccacctGCAACAGCCGCCCTTCTTCCCCGACACCCTCCTCCACAACAACCTCCAGCCGCACCAAGCCGCCGCCACCGCCCTACGCATCCTGCAGCACCTCTTCCACACCCTCAGCTCCAACAGCACCCGCCACCACTGGCCCAGCCAGCCTCGCAACCAGCTCCTCAACAAACTGCAGCACCACATCCACCACCTCGAGCAATGCCTCCCCGACAGGGCCATGCCCTTCAAAGCACCACGCAACCCGCTGCTCGCCATCAACAAGTACTTCAGGGACATCCACCTCTTCCTGCACGCCCACAACCACAGCGCCTGCGCCTGGGACCACGTCCGCCTCCAAGCTCGGGCCTCTTTACAGCACCTCCACAACCTCGCACGCACCATGCGCCGCTAG
- the LOC135290005 gene encoding interferon-like, with the protein MPAPTDARPRLPHAAPPLLLLLTALATSLACQHLWTHDDAFPADALRLLQDVAASHTQPCHLQQPPFFPDTLLHNNLQPHQAAATALRILQHLFHTLSSNSTRHHWPSQPRNQLLNKLQHHIHHLEQCLPDRAMPFKAPRNPLLAINKYFRDIHLFLHAHNHSACAWDHVRLQARASLQHLHNLARTMRR; encoded by the coding sequence ATGCCTGCGCCCACAGACGCACGGCCACGCCTGCCGCACGCCGCCCCaccgctcctgctcctcctcaccgctctggccaccagcctggcctgccaACACCTCTGGACACACGACGACGCCTTCCCCGCCGACGCGCTTCGCCTCCTCCAGGACGTGGCTgccagccacacacagccctgccacctGCAACAGCCGCCCTTCTTCCCCGACACCCTCCTCCACAACAACCTCCAGCCGCACCAAGCCGCCGCCACCGCCCTACGCATCCTGCAGCACCTCTTCCACACCCTCAGCTCCAACAGCACCCGCCACCACTGGCCCAGCCAGCCTCGCAACCAGCTCCTCAACAAACTGCAGCACCACATCCACCACCTCGAGCAATGCCTCCCCGACAGGGCCATGCCCTTCAAAGCACCACGCAACCCGCTGCTCGCCATCAACAAGTACTTCAGGGACATCCACCTCTTCCTGCACGCCCACAACCACAGCGCCTGCGCCTGGGACCACGTCCGCCTCCAAGCTCGGGCCTCTTTACAGCACCTCCACAACCTCGCACGCACCATGCGCCGCTAG